The proteins below come from a single Garra rufa chromosome 3, GarRuf1.0, whole genome shotgun sequence genomic window:
- the anp32a gene encoding acidic leucine-rich nuclear phosphoprotein 32 family member A, with protein sequence MDMKKRIHLELRNRTPSDVKELVLDNCRSNEGKIEGLTDEFEELEFLSTINVGLTSVANLPKLNKLKKLELSDNRISGGLEVLAEKCPNLTHLNLSGNKIKDLSTIEPLKKLESLKSLDLFNCEVTNLNDYRENVFKLLPQLTYLDGYDKEDKEAPDSDAEAYVEGLDDEEDDEDEGEEEEYDEDAAPGDEDEEEGEEDDEEEGEEEEEEDISGEEEEEEELNDGEVDDEEDYEEERGQKRKRDLDEEGEEDDD encoded by the exons ATGGATATGAAAAAGAGAATTCACCTGGAGTTGCGGAACCGGACGCCGTCAGAC GTGAAAGAGCTTGTGCTCGACAACTGTCGGTCAAATGAGGGCAAAATTGAGGGCCTCACTGATGAGTTTGAGGAACTGGAATTTTTAAGCACAATCAATGTAGGCTTAACATCAGTCGCCAATTTGCCGAAGCTAAACAAACTCAAAAAG CTCGAGCTTAGCGATAACAGAATCTCAGGGGGTCTGGAGGTACTGGCAGAGAAATGTCCCAACCTCACCCATCTCAACCTCAGCGGCAACAAAATTAAAGACCTCAGCACCATCGAACCCCTG AAAAAATTGGAAAGCCTCAAAAGTTTAGACTTGTTCAACTGTGAGGTGACAAACCTGAACGACTACAGAGAAAATGTTTTCAAGCTGCTCCCTCAGTTGACATATCTCGACGGCTATGACAAAGAGGATAAAGAAGCACCAGACTCTGACGCCGAAGCTTACGTCGAAGGCCTAGACGACGAGGAGGATGATGAAGATG AGGGAGAAGAGGAGGAGTATGATGAAGATGCAGCTCCAGGAGACGAAGACGAAGAGGAGGGAGAGGAGGATGATGAGGAAGAgggagaggaggaggaagaagaggacATCAGTGGAGAG gaagaggaggaggaagagttAAATGACGGCGAGGTAGATGATGAGGAAGACTATG AGGAGGAGCGGGGTCAGAAGAGGAAAAGAGATCTGGATGAAGAAGGGGAGGAAGATGATGACTGA